One region of Sardina pilchardus chromosome 18, fSarPil1.1, whole genome shotgun sequence genomic DNA includes:
- the LOC134064181 gene encoding uncharacterized protein LOC134064181: MKTPGAVLLLLWAALVVVAAESGDGSSENDIFDNSDVLSQFEAEMGASVQQAVPREMRSLGAELRNTKAQMMTMETRLKANEKTMMTMKTRLKANEKTMMTMKTRLKANEKTMMTMKTRLRANEKLVQRLMHDIEVSAVNVNLPGSQVEELRREREERRVAFSASLITSGHLTLGPFNEPATTLIYRNVITNIGNAYNNNTGIFTAPVRGVYHFAIFVYGFGHVSKPTGAALRKNGEHVVIAYSHLPSGRASASNAASLLLEVGDQVSVVLWETNAWVRDSYNHHTSFSGHLLFPM, encoded by the exons aTGAAGACTCCTggagctgtgctgctgttgctgtgggcTGCTCTGGTTGTGGTTGCAGCAGAGAGTGGAGACGGCTCCAGTGAAAATGACATCTTTGACAACTCTGACGTCTTGTCCCAGTTTGAGGCAGAGATGGGAGCCTCCGTCCAGCAAGCTGTGccgagagagatgagaagtcTGGGGGCAGAGCTCAGGAACACTAAGGCACAAATGATGACCATGGAGACCAGGCTGAAAGCCAATGAGAAGACAATGATGACCATGAAGACCAGGCTGAAAGCCAATGAGAAGACAATGATGACCATGAAGACCAGGCTGAAAGCCAATGAGAAGACAATGATGACCATGAAGACCAGGCTTAGAGCCAATGAGAAACTAGTGCAGCGACTAATGCATGACATTGAGG tttctgcAGTGAATGTGAACCTGCCGGGGAgtcaggtggaggagctgaggagagagagagaggagaggagggtggccTTCTCTGCCTCACTGATAACATCAGGTCATCTGACCTTGGGTCCGTTCAATGAACCGGCGACTACACTGATCTACAGAAATGTCATTACTAACATTGGGAATgcctacaacaacaacacag GTAttttcacagctccagtcagaggGGTCTACCACTTTGCCATATTTGTCTACGGTTTCGGTCATGTGTCCAAGCCTACAGGGGCCGCTCTTCGTAAGAATGGAGAGCACGTGGTCATCGCCTACAGTCACCTGCCCAGTGGCCGAGCCAGTGCCTCCAACGCCGCCtccctgctgctggaggtgggagACCAGGTGAGTGTGGTCCTCTGGGAGACCAACGCATGGGTCCGCGACAGCTACAACCACCACACCAGCTTCTCCGGTCACCTGCTCTTCCCCATGTGA
- the LOC134063963 gene encoding complement C1q-like protein 2: MKMETAGAVLLLLWAAVVVVAAESGGLQHEAPGAAAASTQQTCQPDIHTVLREMTALVTEQRVELKYTQTQMETMESRLRASEKKAEIMETRLRASENTVEEQRVELSLTKAQVEKQIEELKKENGDSKVAFSASFAVSENKHIGPFDTAITLIFNHVFINIGSAYDPNTGIFTAPVRGVYQFHYHIFAGGAHGAGANLQKNGQHVVAAYNHKAPHDINTSQGVSLQLEKGDTVCLRLGGGAWVSAYTRHYTTFSGQLLFLM, from the exons atgAAGATGGAGACTGCTggagctgtgctgctgttgctgtgggcTGCTGTGGTTGTGGTTGCAGCAGAGAGTGGAGGCCTCCAGCATGAAGCTCCAGGTGCAGCTGCAGCCTCCACCCAACAGACCTGCCAGCCTGATATCCACACTGTGCTGAGAGAGATGACCGCTCTGGTAACggagcagagagtggagctcaaatacactcagacacaaatgGAGACCATGGAGAGCAGATTGAGAGCCAGTGAGAAGAAAGCAGAGATCATGGAGaccagactgagagccagtgagaaTACAGTTgaggagcagagagtggagctcAGCCTTACCAAAGCCCAAGTGGAGAAACAAATAGAGGAACTGAAGAAAGAAAACGGAG ACAGTAAGGTGGCTTTCTCTGCCTCCTTTGCTGTGTCGGAGAACAAACACATCGGACCCTTCGACACTGCAATCACCCTGATCTTCAACCACGTGTTCATCAACATCGGCAGCGCCTACGACCCCAACACAG GCATCTTCACGGCTCCGGTGAGAGGAGTGTACCAGTTCCACTACCACATCTTTGCTGGCGGTGCCCACGGAGCGGGAGCCAACCTCCAGAAGAACGGCCAGCATGTGGTGGCCGCCTACAACCACAAAGCCCCCCACGACATCAACACCTCCCAGGGGGTGTCCCTGCAGCTGGAGAAGGGAGACACCGTGTGTCTGCGTCTGGGAGGGGGGGCCTGGGTATCTGCCTATACAAGGCATTACACAACCTTCAGCGGGcaactcctcttcctcatgtGA